TAGGAGCGTATCCTCCTATTGTGGCAGGTGCCATTATTTCAGGAGGAGCATTTGGTGATAATCTTGCTCCGGTTTCTGATACTACAATTTGTTCTGCTACATCGCAGGGCGTTGATGTGCCGGGTGTAGTTCGTTCTCGATTAAAATATGCCTTTACTGCAGGTGCTATAACAATTATCTGTCTTATAGTTTTCGGGGCAAGTAAAGCAACAGCAGGGGCGGCAGCCGGAACGGTTACTTATAATCCAAATACTTTGTATATGTTCATCCCTGTAATTGTAACAATTATGGTAGCTATAAAGACAGGAGATATAATAATAGCTACTGTTGTTGGATCTGTTGTAGGAGTTATAACAGGAGTGGCGGCAGGTTTGTTTGATTTTGTTCAAATAGATGTAGTTGATGCAGTTAGACCTGCTATATTTACCGTATCCGGAACAGGGCTTGATCGTACAATCGGAGGAGTTATACAGACAGGGTTAAGCAGTATGATTCAGGTTATAGTATTAGCTTTGTTGCTTTTCGGTTCAATTTCTATTATGAGAAACGGACATGGAGATGTTAAGCTGTTAAACGCTTTAAATAGAGTAACTGATACAAGAAAAGGTGCGGAATTAACTATATCAGCCATGGTAATTTCACTTTCGGCATTAATGGGATTAAACGCGCCGGCAGTATTGGCTGTAGGTTCTTCATTTGCTAAGCCTTTAGGTGAAAAGCACGGCATAAGTCCTTACAGAGTTGCAAATCTTTTGGATGCTCAGTCCAATACTTTTGTTTACAGTCTTCCATGGACGCCAGCCGTAATTTATACCCTTGGATTTGCAGCTGACAGCAGTGCACCTTTGGCAGCTGTAGATATTGCGCCATATGTATTTTACGGATATGCTATGCTTGTAGTAATGATTGCTTCAATATTCCTTGGAATAGGTCAAAATGATAACATGGGAAAAATTAAGAAGAATAGGGAAACTGCATAAAAACATGACCACCGGTTCATCCGGTGGTCATGTTTTTTTAACTAAAAAGGTGCGAAGCCTTGTTCAGCCCACCAATCTTCCTTCAATATATCGTATTGCTCTGTGAATTGATTAAGATGTACTTTTTCCCAGCCAATCAGTATATCAAACAAGTCTTTACTTTCTTTTGATGAAACCTTTGACTTAGCATTTTCATAAAACTCTATTGAGCTTTTTTCCATCTGAATTCCAATCCCAAAAACTGACATAGCTACTGATGCATTACTTTTGTCTACCTTTTCCCATTTGTATATTTCTGGTGACGGAACTGCAATGCCGGATTCCAGTATGTCATCAATTGTAAAATTATCGCCATTTGATAGCTTACTCCATAGGGTTTTGAGATAATCGGCATGTTTTAGCTCTTCATTTGCCAGCTCTAAAAATGCTTCCTTTGTTCCTGGTGATGTTGCTTGATTTGCGGCCAGCTTATAAAATTCATAGCCTTCTACTTCGTTAAGAACGGCCTGCGATATGATTGATAATTCTTCCTTATACATTTTTTCCTCCTAAATACTTAAGATATTTATGATATACCATATTTATATATATCTTAAACATTAATTTAAAATATACCCAATTTATTTATATAATATAAATTATAAATTTTTGAAGAAGCTTTAATTATAACAAGTTTTGTGATATCATAAAATAAATGATAATTTTAATAATTCAGAGGTGGAAAATTGTATAAGGATATATCGAGAGAAATGATGAATTTCATTAAAAAAAGCCCTAGTGCATTTCATGCTGTTGAAGAAATAAAGAATGAACTTATTTCTAATGGATTTACTGAATTGAGCGAGGGAAAAAAATGGGATATTGAAAAGGAAAAAAAATATTTTGTTACAAGGAATTTATCCTCGATAATAGCTTTTAAGACAGGTGAGGATTTGGAAGAGTACAGCTTTAATATTGTGGCTTCTCACGGTGATTCACCTAACTTTAAAATTAAGGACAACTATAAGATTGAGACAAAAAATAAATACATACAGCTTAATACTGAAAAATATGGAGGAATGATTTACTCGTCTTGGTTTGACAGACCTCTGTCAGCTGCCGGAAGGATTGTAATAAAAAAAGGAAATAGTATTGAATCAAGGCTTGTTAATATAGATAGAGACTTGGTTATTATTCCTAATGTGGCCATACATATTAACAGAGAAATAAATTCTGCCATGAAATACAACGAACAGGTTGATCTTATGCCTTTGTATGGGTCTTCATGCGCTGGAGAATGCGATTTAATGGATATGGTTGCGGAATTTTCGGATGTACAAAAGGACAATATAATCAGTTCGGATTTGTATCTGTATAACCGAATGGAACCCAGCATATGGGGAGGCGGTTATGAATTTTTGTCATCACCGAGGCTTGATAATCTTCAATGTGCATATGCTACACTGAAAGGTTTCATGCAGGGATATAATTCAAAATCCGTAAGCGTTTACTGCTGTTTCGATAATGAGGAAGTAGGAAGTGGAACAAAGCAGGGAGCAGCATCCACATTTCTGCCGGATGTTTTGAAAAGAATTAATTCCAGCTTGGGAAAGGCTGATGAAGAATATTTGTGTGCCCTTGCTTCTTCATTTATGGTATCTGCTGATAATGCACATGCTGTTCACCCGAACCATCCGGAAAAAAGCGATCCTTCAAATGGCGTATATATGAATGAAGGTGTAGTAATTAAGCATAATGCCAATCAGAAATATACAACGGATTCTGTAAGCTGTGCAGTATTCCAATTGTTGTGTGAGAATGCAGGAGTGAAGTACCAGCATTATTCAAACCGCTCTGATATGCCTGGTGGTAGTACACTTGGCAATATAGCTTCGCTGAATGTAAGCATCAACACGGTTGATGTTGGACTTGCTCAGCTGGCAATGCATTCATCCTATGAAACTGCCGGTATTATGGATACGTACAGCATGGTTTGTGTAATGAAAGAATTTTTCAATTCACACATAGAGCAAACTGATATAGGGAAATTGAATATTGTTAAATGATAAAAATATTTTGCAATTAGAGAGTATTAGTATTATAATATAGTAAAATTAATAATCACAAAGCGGGAGCTTAATAATAGGCTGAGAGGAAACTGAAAGTTTCGACCGTACCTGATTTGGATAATGCCAACGTAGGGAACTGTTTATGTAAGTAAATGGGATATACCGCATGTCGGCATATCCCATTTTTAATGAAAGGAATTATATTATGGAAAGTTACAAAACATCAACATTAAGCAATGGATTACTTTGGTTTGGTGCAGCAATATCCATTGCGGAAATTTACACAGGAACACTATTTGTACCACTGGGGTTTGAAAAAGGTTTTATTGCAATAGTAATAGGTCATATAATCGGATGTATACTATTGTATTATTCAGGGATTATAGGGGCGGAAAGCAAAAAATCTTCTATGGAATCCGTAGGATTTTCATTCGGCGTTCAGGGAAGAAAGTTTTTTGCGTTGCTCAATGTGTTACAGTTGGTCGGTTGGACAGCTGTAATGATAATGCAGGGGTCTAAGGCAATGGGAATAATGCTTAACTCTGGTGCAGGAGCCCAATCCGATATAATCTGGAGCTTTATAATCGGAGCAATAATTTTATTATGGGTTGTGATTGGGTATAAAAATTTGGAGAAGATAAACATCTTTACAATAGGTGGATTGTTTATTCTTACTGTACTTTTAGGCTTTACTGTATTCAGTGGTACAGAACAGGCAGAAGTGGCAGGCAGCATGAGTTTCGGTATGGCAATTGAACTTTCAATAGCTATGCCATTGTCATGGCTTCCTTTAATTTCTGACTATACTAAAAATGCCAAGCATCCTAAAGTGGCTGCACGTGCAAGTGTAATTACGTATTTTATAGGAAGTGTATTTATGTACTCAATAGGCCTTGGAGCAGCGTTATATACTGGCGAAAGTGATATTGCTGCGATGATGCTAAAAGTAGGATTCGGGTTAATGGGAGTGCTGATTATTTTATTTTCAACAGTTACAACAACGTTTCTGGATGTATATTCAGCAGGAGTCAGCTTTAATGCTATCAACAGCAAGCTTCCTGAAAAAACAATGGCCATTGCGGCATGTGTATCCGGAACCTTGCTGGCAGTTTTTACGCCGGTTGAACAATATGAAAACTTCTTATATTTAATAGGATCGGTTTTCGCTCCTATGATTTCTATTTTGATAGCTGATTATTTTATATTAAAAAAGGACAACTTGAAAAAATCAGTTGATGTTACTAATTTCATTATATGGGGGATAGGATTTATATTGTATCGTTTATTTTTAAATACTGATACAATTATAGGAAGTACGTTGCCGGTAATGATTCTTTCGGTTATAATGTGTGTAGCTGCAGACAAATTTAATCTTAAAAAATAAGATGGGAGGATTATGTGAAGAAGTTTAAATACTCAATTTTTGATATGGATGGCACATTGCTTGATTCAATGCCTGCTTGGCATAACATAGGAAAGGAGTATTTGTCTTTTCTTAAGATTACGCCTCCGAAAAACCTGAACGAAATTATTGCACCTATGTCTTTGGAAGAATCAGCAGAGTATTTCATAGAAAGGTTTAAAATGAACTTAAGTGTTGAGGAAATAATATCGGGAGTAAAAAGCCTGATAGAAGATAAGTATAGATATGAGCTGAAGTTAAAACCCTATGTCAAAGAATATCTAGAAAAATTAAAAAAAGAAGGCGTGTTCATGTGTGTTGCAACTGCTTCGCCTTTGAAATTAGCAGCTGCAGCGCTTGAGCGAAATGGTGTTTTAAAGTGTTTTTCCTTTATTGTCAGCTGCGATGAGGTGGGGGTTGGGAAAAACAAACCGGATATATATTACCTGGCGGCAAGCAGGTTAAATGCAGATCCGCAGGAAATAGCGGTCTATGAGGATGCTGATTTTGCATTAATAACAGCAAGAGAAGCAGGATTTTATACAGTAGGGGTATATGATGATTGCTTTAGCCATAAAAGAAAGGACATTGAATTAATAAGTCATTCATATATTGAATCATTTAAAGAGGTTATATAGGGTAAAAACTCTGAAAAAATACATGACTTAATTTAAATTCGGAAGGAGATAATATGTTTTCTGAAATTATAGACAATGTAAAAAATAATGTGCCTCTGGTACATAACATTACAAATTATGTTACAGTAAATGACTGTGCTAATATTCTGCTGGCTTGCGGAGGGTCGCCAATAATGGCTGATGATGTTGATGAGGTTGAAGAAATCACTTCAATTTGCAATGCTCTGGTAATAAATATAGGGACGCTTAATTCAAGGACAATAGAAGCTATGATTAAGGCAGGTAAAAAAGCAAATGAAATAAATATACCTGTTATACTTGACCCTGTTGGAGCCGGAGCATCAAAGTTAAGAACTGAGACTACATTCAGGCTGTTAAGAGAAGTTAAAATTTCTGTAATACGAGGCAACATGTCCGAAATCAAGGTTGTCGGAAGCTCAGAATCAAACGGCGCAAGAGGGGTGGATGCAAATGTTGCAGATACTGTAACAGAAAAAAACTTAGATGAAGCGGTTAATTTCATTAAATGCTTATCCGAGAGTTTATCGTCGATTATAGCCGTTACAGGTGCCATAGATATAGTTGCTGATTCGCATAAGGCTTTTGTAATTAAAAATGGACATCCTTCTATGAGTAAAATAACAGGAACAGGTTGTATGCTTACTTCGATAATCGGAGCTTATTGCGGAGCTAACAGGGATAATATGCTTGAAGCATCTGCAGCAGCGGTGTGTGGAATGGGATTGAGCGGGGAAATGGCTTATAGAAAAACGAAGGAAAATGACGGCGGCACATCGTCTCTGAGAATGCATCTAATTGATTATATAGGAAAAATTAATTCTGAAATTTTGGAGGGAGGCGCTAGATTTGAAATTAGAAAGTAGAGATCTACTTCTTTATGCAATAACTGACAGATCTTGGTTGGGAGAAAAAACTCTGCCTCAGGTTGTAGAAGAGGCAATATTGGGTGGAGCTTCATTTATACAACTAAGAGAAAAAAACTTAAGCTATCAGGATTTTTTGAGAGCCGCAATTGAAGTGAAAGTGGTTACAGATAAGTATAAGATTCCGTTTGTAATAAATGACAATGTTGATATTGCTGCAGAATCGGGAGCAGATGGCGTACATATAGGTCAGAGCGACGAGGGGATTAAGTCGGCCAGAGAAAAGCTAGGCAAAGATAAAATAATAGGATTGTCTGCATGTACGGTTGAAGAGGCTGTTATCGCAGAGAAAGCAGGAGCTGATTATTTGGGAGTGGGAACAATTTTCAATACGCTTACAAAATCAGACGAAAGGACGGTTTCTAAAGAAGAACTGAAAAAAATATGTGATACAGTAAAAATACCGGTCGTTGCAATTGGAGGAATATCAACCGATAATTCACTGGAACTTAAAGGTACAGGTATAGAAGGAATATCAGTAATATCTGCTATATTTGCCAAAAATGACATCAAAAATGCAGCCAGGGAATTATTTTTGTTATCACAACAAATAGTTTAGTAAGGAGATAAATATGAAAAAAGTATTAACAATTGCCGGTTCAGATTCAAGTGGAGGAGCAGGGATTCAAGCAGATCTGAAAACAATGTCCAGCCATAAAATATATGGAATGAGCGTAATAACCGCACTAACTGCTCAAAATACAACAGGCGTGCTTGGAGTTTTAGATTCTTCTCCTGAATTTGTAGAATTGCAGATGGATGCAGTTTTTACCGACATAATACCGGATGCCGTAAAAATAGGGATGGTTTCAAACAAAGAGATAATTTCAGCAATTTCTCGAAAACTTATAGAGTACAATGCTCAAAATATTGTCCTTGATCCAGTCATGGTTTCAACCAGCGGCAGCAGGCTGTTTATGGACGATTCAATCGATATGCTGATAAATAAGCTAATGCCGCTTGCAAAGGTTATAACACCTAATATTCATGAAGCCGAAGTGCTTTGCGGATTTGAAGTCGAAAGCAAAGAAGATATGAAAAATGCAGCTCTTAAAATATCTGAAACATATTCTGGCTGTATTTTGATAAAGGGAGGACATTTAGCAGATTGCAGCGATGATTTACTGTACGCTGATGGTGTGTTTACATGGTATGAGCAGTCAAAAATTGACAACCCTAACACTCACGGAACAGGATGCACTCTATCATCAGCAATTGCATGCAATTTGGCAGAAGGATTCAACGTTGAGAAAAGTATTCTAAATGCAAAGGAATATATTACCGGAGCTTTGAAAGCAAACTTGAACTTGGGAAAAGGCAGCGGTCCGTTAAACCACTTTTGGAACAAAAAATAACAATAGGCGCCATGATAAATAAATCAGGGCGCCTATTGCTTTGCAGAGATATGTAATGAATAATAAAATTGTATAAAAATATAGGAAAAATTTGTATAAAATTCTAGAAAATTATGGTATAATACAGAAAAAAGTGTGGAGGTTTTATGCTTTCCAGAATAAAAACCTGTGTTCTGTATGGTCTTGAAGGATATATCATAGATGTAGAAACAGACCTGTCCGGAGGACTGCCTAATTTCAGTATTGTAGGTCTGCCTGACGTATCTATTAAAGAATCGAGAGAAAGAGTCAGAGCTGCATTAAAGAACAGCGGATTTGCTTTTCCTGTAAGCCGTATTACAGTTAATCTTGCGCCGGCAAATTTAAAAAAAGAGGGAAGCCAGATAGATTTACCTATAGCCTTAGGCATATTATCAGCAAGCAAAGTGATAGAAAAGGCAATAGGTGAATCCACATGCATTATTGGAGAGCTTTCTCTTGACGGAAGGATTACTGCTGTCGAAGGTGCTTTGCCCATGGTGATTTCAATGAGGAATAATAATTTTAAGCGCGTTGTCGTACCGGCTGAAAATAAGGATGAATGTGGAGCAATTGACGGGATTGATGTTATTCCGGTCGAGCACATTTCAGATTTGGTTCGTTATCTTAATGGGCATATTGAAATTGAACCATACAAAGTTATATATGAAAACTGCAGAGAACCTGAAACCACTAAAGAAGATTTCTCGGAAATTAAAGGGCAGGCTGCGATGAAAAGGGCAGTAGAAGTTGCTGCTGCCGGGATGCATAACATATTGCTTCTGGGTTCTCCGGGTTCTGGCAAGACAATGATTGCAAGGCGAATTCCCACAATACTTCCCGACCTTACATTTGAAGAGGCGCTGGAGGTTACCAAAATTTACAGCATATCAGGATTACTTAGCAGCAAAAGGCTTATAAGGAACAGGCCGTTTCGCTCTCCTCACCACACTTCGTCGCGGGTCTCTATGGCAGGAGGCGGTTCAAAACCAAGCCCCGGCGAAGTTTCCCTGGCTCACTACGGGGTGCTTTTTCTTGATGAAATTCCTGAATTTCCTAAAAACGTCATTGAGGTATTGAGGCAACCGATGGAGGATGGTGATATTTCAATTTCGAGAGCAAATGGATCATTTACTTTTCCTGCAAAATTTATGATGGCAGCATCGATGAATCCATGTCCCTGCGGATATCTGGGTGATCCTACCCATGAATGCTCATGCAGTCAAGGACAGATAGACAAATATCTCAGTAAGATTTCAGGGCCGCTTTTGAACAGAATAGACATCCAAGTGGAGGTATCACCGGTAAAATATGAGGACTTAAAAGATGAAAGCACGGAAGAATCATCAAGCGAAATAAAGAAGCGAATAGTTAGGGCAAGAGAGATTCAGCAAAAAAGATATGCTGAGTTGGGAATTATTACAAATTCAGAACTCAGCGGCAAATATGTATCAAAGTACTGCAAGATTGGCAGGGAATCAGAGATGCTGCTCAAGGATGCTTTTGAGAAACTTGGACTAAGTGCAAGGGCATACAATAAAATTCTAAAAGTTGCAAGAACAATTGCAGATTTGGATAAATCCCATAATATAGAGACAAAGCACATTGCGGAAGCTATACAATACAGAAGTCTGGATCGCAAATACTGGAGGTAAAATGGAAAGGCTTGATATCAATCAAAAAACCATCGCGTGGCTTAATTCGGCAAAGGGTATATCCAACAGGTCTATAGAGAAGATTCTTGAATATTTTAATAACAGTCCAAATGATTTATGGGATAATTTTGAAAATGAAAAGAATAATCTTTCATTTATAAAGTATGAAGCTATAAATTCATTGTGTAAGATTAAGGCGCATTTTGAAGAAATGTTGCTCATAAAACTTAAAGAACAAAACATAGGAATAGTTACCGTGTATGATAAATATTATCCTGAAAAACTGCGACATATGGACGGCTCACCATATATATTATACTACAAGGGAAGGTTGGATAGAATTAATGATTTGTCAATAGCCGTTGTTGGATCTCGCAAAGCAACAGCTTACGGGAAGTGGGTTACTGAGAAGCTGACCGGTGAATTATCGGAACTTGGAATAAATATTATCAGCGGACTTGCAATAGGCATAGATTCAATAGCACATAGAACATCTTTGAAATCCAACGCTAATACATTTGGGGTTATAGGGTGCGGCATAGATGTAGTTTATCCAAGAATAAATGAGCGTTTATATTTGGAAATCGCAGAAAAAGGGGGAGCTGTACTGACAGAGTATCCATTGGGTATGCAGCCTCTTCCTAATAATTTTCATGCAAGAAACAGGATTATCAGCGGACTTTCAGACGGTGTGCTTGTTATTGAAGCGCGAGAAAAAAGCGGGACTCTTATAACAGCAGGTCACGCCGCAAACCAAGGGCGGGAAATTTTTGCAGTACCCGGAGGAATAGACAGCCTTTACAGCAAAGGAACAAATGCTCTTATTAAGGATGGAGCCAAAATAACAACTTCAATTGATGATATAATTGAAGAAATACCGGAATTGAGAGAGAGAATAAATAAAAAACAAAGCTGCGATAATTGTCTTAGTTTTACAAGTAATGAGATCACAATTATAAACAGCCTGAAATTAGGAGGCAAGACATTAGATGCCCTAAGCGAAGAAACCCAGATAGGTACCGGAGAACTTTTGGGTCTAATTACCTTACTGGAAATGAAAGGTGCTGTTAGACGAGTTTCAGGAAATAAATTTATTATCAACTAACAGAAATTATTTAACGTTGTATTTCATAATTATTATTCTTCAACGTTTCTGTTCTGGATTTTGTATTCGTCATATTTTTTCTTAAATTCCGAGTTATCTTTTATAAATGAAATAAAAGTCTCAAAGCATTTTTCGGTATACTCACTTATAGTATGCTCTATTTTTTCTGTTTCTTTTAAAAGAATTTCGTCAGGTATGCCTATTGCTCTTAAAAAATTTTCTATTGTATTATGTCTTTTCAGCAAAAGTTCTCCCAAGGTTTTTCCTTCTTCTTTCAATATTATTACTCCGTATTTCTCATATTTCAATAAATTTTCTTTTCCTAACCTTTGTACCATTCGTGTGGCTGAAGGCGGGTGAACGTTTAGAGCATCAGATAATTCATTTATTCTTGTAAATCCGGATTTGGAGCTAAGTCTATAAATCATTTCCAGATAATCTTCCATGGAAGCTGTAAGATGGTTTCCATTTTTTTTCATATATTTACTGAATGTATGATAATCTTTATTTCCCATAAATTTCACCTTCTTTGGGGTTATAGCAATTATTAAAGTATATTCCCACGATGCTAAAAAATTACTGAATAGCAATAATTTTAAAATGGATTCATACAAAATATAAGCTTGATGACTTTGTCATCAAGCTGAATTATACTGTGAAGCCAAGGTATAAAATCAAGAATATTACAGTTTATTTTCCCTGGCTATCCATAACTTGCCTGAAAGTAAGCATTGCTCTCATCATTTTTGGAAAACCGCATGTGGGTGCAACCAGCAGTATTGCATGTTCTATTTCATTCTCTCTGCATCCACTATTGAGAGCTTTTAAAATATGAGTTCTGAGAGAATATTCGTTTTGACATTCAGCTGATAATGATACTTTTATAAGCCACCTCGTTTTTTCTTCTAAAGGACCCCCTTTTTCATGAATCAGTTTTCCGAATTTTTCATAAGCCTCATAAATTTCGCGATGATTATCTGTTAAATATTTGAGGTTCTTTTCTATTACATCGTAATTATCAAAATAGTCATTCATTTTTCATAACCATCCTTTATTAATATTGCAAATATTATTACCAAAATCACTGTATAATAAACTGTTAATTAAATATCTACTGATTAATAATAGACAATTTCCAGATGTTCATTATCTATTGACAAATAAAAAAATGTATTATATGGTATTATGGTATAAGTAGTAGAGACTTGCTTAGAATCAATGTGCTAGCGGTATTGGAGGAAATTAATGAATAATTTGTTAATAGTAGAATCGCCTGCAAAGGCAAAAACAATAGGAAAGTTTTTAGGTAAAAATTATACTGTAAAAGCTTCTGTGGGACATATAAGAGATTTGCCTAAAAGTAAGCTTGGAATAGACATAGAACAAAATTTTGAGCCGAATTATATTACAATAAGAGGCAAGGGAGATGTATTAAAGGAATTAAGGAAGGAAGCAAAGAAAGCTGACAAAATCTATTTGGCAACTGACCCTGACCGAGAGGGAGAAGCTATTTCGTGGCATCTGGCTAAAATTTTGAATTTGGATGAAGACGGGGACATAAGAATTGAATTTAATGAAATTACAAAGGATGCAATCAAAAAGGCAAGCAAAAATCCGAGAAAAATAAATTTGGATCTGGTGGATGCTCAGCAGGCAAGACGAGTTCTTGACAGACTTGTGGGATATAATATAAGTCCTCTTTTATGGAAAAAAATCGAAAAAGGTTTAAGCGCCGGAAGGGTGCAGTCTGTTACCTTAAAGCTTATTATAGATAGAGAAAGAGAAATAATGGAATTCGTTCCTGAAGAATATTGGACTCTTGAGCTGGAAGTTAAAAAGCAGCGTAAGAAATTTGGCGCAAAATATGTAGGTGCTTTAAAAAACAACAAAGTCAGCAAAGTAAAAGTTAAAAATCAGGACGAAATGGATGAAATTCTTAACAGTATTAATAAGGAAAAAATAAATGTATTTAAAATAGATAAAACAAAGAGCTATTCCAGACCAAGCGCTCCATTTACAACCAGTAGCCTTCAGCAAGAGGCAAACAGAAGAATAAATTTCACTGCAAAAAAAACAATGATGGTAGCTCAGCAGTTATATGAAGGCATCAATATAAAAGGTGAGGGCAGCATCGGTTTGGTTACGTATATAAGAACCGACTCTTTCAGATTGTCCGATGAGGCGGTAAACAGTTCTAAAGAATATATAACAAAAAATTACGGAGAGAAGTATTATCAACACAGAGTTTATACAAAACCAAAGAAAAACGGAAACAAGGTACAGGATGCTCACGAGGCAATACGCCCGACATCAGTTTTCAGAAATCCTGATAACATAAAGGACAGCCTTTCTACAGACCAATATAAATTGTACAGCCTTATTTGGAAAAGATTTGTTTCATCTCAAATGGTTGATGCACAGTATGATGTTACAAAGATTTTGTTAAATAATAATGAAAACATGTTTGAGGCCAGCGGCAAGACGCTTGTTTTTGACGGTTATAAATCAGTTTATAAATACAATGATGGATCAGAAAGTAAGCTGCTGCCTGAAATGGAGATAAATGAAATATTAGATATTTTGAAAATTAATCCCGAGCAGCATTTTACTCAGCCTCCGGCACGTTACAGCGAAGCAAGCCTGATAAAGGATCTGGAGGAGAGAGGAATCGGAAGACCCAGCACATATGCTCCTATTATTACAAC
Above is a window of Sedimentibacter sp. MB35-C1 DNA encoding:
- a CDS encoding YifB family Mg chelatase-like AAA ATPase, with product MLSRIKTCVLYGLEGYIIDVETDLSGGLPNFSIVGLPDVSIKESRERVRAALKNSGFAFPVSRITVNLAPANLKKEGSQIDLPIALGILSASKVIEKAIGESTCIIGELSLDGRITAVEGALPMVISMRNNNFKRVVVPAENKDECGAIDGIDVIPVEHISDLVRYLNGHIEIEPYKVIYENCREPETTKEDFSEIKGQAAMKRAVEVAAAGMHNILLLGSPGSGKTMIARRIPTILPDLTFEEALEVTKIYSISGLLSSKRLIRNRPFRSPHHTSSRVSMAGGGSKPSPGEVSLAHYGVLFLDEIPEFPKNVIEVLRQPMEDGDISISRANGSFTFPAKFMMAASMNPCPCGYLGDPTHECSCSQGQIDKYLSKISGPLLNRIDIQVEVSPVKYEDLKDESTEESSSEIKKRIVRAREIQQKRYAELGIITNSELSGKYVSKYCKIGRESEMLLKDAFEKLGLSARAYNKILKVARTIADLDKSHNIETKHIAEAIQYRSLDRKYWR
- the dprA gene encoding DNA-processing protein DprA, producing the protein MERLDINQKTIAWLNSAKGISNRSIEKILEYFNNSPNDLWDNFENEKNNLSFIKYEAINSLCKIKAHFEEMLLIKLKEQNIGIVTVYDKYYPEKLRHMDGSPYILYYKGRLDRINDLSIAVVGSRKATAYGKWVTEKLTGELSELGINIISGLAIGIDSIAHRTSLKSNANTFGVIGCGIDVVYPRINERLYLEIAEKGGAVLTEYPLGMQPLPNNFHARNRIISGLSDGVLVIEAREKSGTLITAGHAANQGREIFAVPGGIDSLYSKGTNALIKDGAKITTSIDDIIEEIPELRERINKKQSCDNCLSFTSNEITIINSLKLGGKTLDALSEETQIGTGELLGLITLLEMKGAVRRVSGNKFIIN
- a CDS encoding metal-dependent transcriptional regulator, giving the protein MGNKDYHTFSKYMKKNGNHLTASMEDYLEMIYRLSSKSGFTRINELSDALNVHPPSATRMVQRLGKENLLKYEKYGVIILKEEGKTLGELLLKRHNTIENFLRAIGIPDEILLKETEKIEHTISEYTEKCFETFISFIKDNSEFKKKYDEYKIQNRNVEE
- a CDS encoding carboxymuconolactone decarboxylase family protein, which produces MNDYFDNYDVIEKNLKYLTDNHREIYEAYEKFGKLIHEKGGPLEEKTRWLIKVSLSAECQNEYSLRTHILKALNSGCRENEIEHAILLVAPTCGFPKMMRAMLTFRQVMDSQGK
- the topA gene encoding type I DNA topoisomerase — protein: MNNLLIVESPAKAKTIGKFLGKNYTVKASVGHIRDLPKSKLGIDIEQNFEPNYITIRGKGDVLKELRKEAKKADKIYLATDPDREGEAISWHLAKILNLDEDGDIRIEFNEITKDAIKKASKNPRKINLDLVDAQQARRVLDRLVGYNISPLLWKKIEKGLSAGRVQSVTLKLIIDREREIMEFVPEEYWTLELEVKKQRKKFGAKYVGALKNNKVSKVKVKNQDEMDEILNSINKEKINVFKIDKTKSYSRPSAPFTTSSLQQEANRRINFTAKKTMMVAQQLYEGINIKGEGSIGLVTYIRTDSFRLSDEAVNSSKEYITKNYGEKYYQHRVYTKPKKNGNKVQDAHEAIRPTSVFRNPDNIKDSLSTDQYKLYSLIWKRFVSSQMVDAQYDVTKILLNNNENMFEASGKTLVFDGYKSVYKYNDGSESKLLPEMEINEILDILKINPEQHFTQPPARYSEASLIKDLEERGIGRPSTYAPIITTITGRDYVVKEKGSLLPTDMGFLVTEMMEKYFSNIVNEKFTAELENNLDEIASGKKEWHDVISEFYGGFKKELDIAEKEMEEIEIKEEVSDVKCEKCGEYMVVKKGRYGKFLACPNYPECKNTKPLKEKEAAEETDEVCEVCGSMMLKRKGRYGEFLACSNYPKCKNTKPIIKTIDVNCPLCGGKIAIKFSKAGRRFFGCSNYPDCKYMSWLEPTNEKCPKCGEMMVIKDSKPTCINKNCI